From a region of the Anomalospiza imberbis isolate Cuckoo-Finch-1a 21T00152 chromosome 3, ASM3175350v1, whole genome shotgun sequence genome:
- the LOC137470605 gene encoding uncharacterized protein, with protein sequence MREIRSSSVHSCCRQAQGLLLVWGSNCQPVPSWPPPAEARPRYPGDQEDADAGLPSYFAPDYHRRTSPAAQTPSDLISELSVLPFLTAKLLYGMQRLEFLPRLLKHTNTRACTGRALKREELLQLSSHRKAVLLKGTAKALPRAPLKT encoded by the exons ATGCGGGAGATCCGCTCTTCCTCCGTCCACTCGTGCTGTCGGCAGGCACAGGGGTTGCTGCTTGTCTGGGGGAGCAATTGTCAGCCTGTCCCTTCCTGGCCGCCCCCTGCCGAGGCTCGCCCGCGGTACCCAGGCGACCAGGAGGATGCTGATGCGGGGCTCCCATCGTATTTCGCCCCAGACTATCACCGAAGGACATCCCCGGCCGCACAGACCCCTTCGGACCTGATTTCCGAACTTTCCGTCCTGCCCTTCCTCACTGCAAAACTTCTGTATGGGATGCAGCGCCTGGAATTTTTGCCTCGCTTGCTTAAACACACGAACACGCGCGCTTGCACAGGCAGAGCTCTTAAG agggaggaaCTCCTACAACTTTCCTCGCATAGGAAAGCTGTGCTTTTGAAAGGTACCGCAAAAGCTCTTCCCCGAGCACCGCTCAAGACATAA